In a genomic window of Malassezia japonica chromosome 4, complete sequence:
- a CDS encoding uncharacterized protein (COG:T; COG:U; EggNog:ENOG503Q54H), whose amino-acid sequence MEALDVIVLGTGVPEAVLSAALSRAGQRVLHVDEAQYYGSEWASLTLTELCDWAAKHGATVEFGGAQGMPDALAAVDRHYSLSVRPALLPAHGPMIEALVRSNVAAYATFRLLERVGVYNDGHMERVPSSKSEIFRHKGISLPDKRRLMRFLQLATEAPPDEKLADVLHSLDLAPALQRAVQYGVCLAWNGEERADTALARTRQALQGLGRYGDAAYLVGQYGGAGELAQGFCRASAVKGGTFILGHAVESLVHQDGQWVLRLADIDTTFCAKTLACTPEAWAEATRQEAPPRDVAYYEHLALVVTAQPIDWARLAEAVDAPPETALVVLPPGSVPGPNANAIMVLMQGEGTFSCPKGQYVYYLVTHAETDAQQLKNAVELLLTFLEEGETQALITMHYARPIPKTHAAVPAPAYIDTSAVPSTTTRSSLFLEDSGPYQPIANPTETLDRAVEGAEHAFWQLFSPDARTAAIDAAHSRKRYHEPADYQGRGGAEPELGRAPPKADVEFFAPEEDES is encoded by the coding sequence AtggaggcgctcgacgtgatCGTGCTGGGCACGGGCGTGCCGGAGGCCGTGCTGTCTGCGGCGCTGAGCCGCGCAGggcagcgcgtgctgcatgtggacgaggcgcagtaCTATGGGTCGGAATGGGCGAGCCTTACGCTCACCGAGCTCTGCGACTGGGCAGCAAagcacggcgcgacggTCGAGTTTGGCGGCGCACAGGGCATgccggacgcgctcgcggccgtcgaccgGCACTATTCGCTGTcggtgcgcccggcgctgctgccggcgcacggtccgatgatcgaggcgctcgtgcgctcgaATGTCGCGGCCTACGCGACGTTCCGCCTCTTGGAACGCGTCGGCGTCTACAACGACGGCCACAtggagcgcgtgccgagcagcaaGAGCGAGATTTTTCGGCACAAGGGGATCTCGCTGCCGGacaagcgccgcctgaTGCGCttcctgcagctcgcgaccgaggcgccgccggacgaaaagctcgccgacgttCTTCATAGCCTCGACCTCGCaccggcgctgcagcgcgcggtgcagTACGGCGTGTGCCTCGCGTGGaacggcgaggagcgcgcggatACCGCActcgcacgcacgcgccaaGCGCTCCAGGGACTGGGGCGctacggcgacgcggcgtacctcgtcggccagtacggcggcgcgggcgagcTAGCCCAGGGCTTCtgccgcgcatcggccGTGAAGGGCGGCACGTTTATCCTCGGCCATGCGGTCGAGTCGCTTGTGCACCAAGACGGGCAGTGGGTGCTCAGGCTCGCCGACATTGATACCACGTTCTGCGCCAAGACGCTCGCCTGCACGCCCGAGGCGTgggccgaggcgacgaggcaagaggcgccgcctcgcgacgTGGCGTACTatgagcacctcgcgctcgtcgtgaCGGCCCAGCCGATCGACTGggcgcgccttgccgaggcggtagatgcgccgccggaaacggcgctcgtcgtcctgcCGCCGGGGAGCGTGCCGGGGCCCAATGCCAACGCCATCATGGTCCTCATGCAGGGCGAAGGCACGTTTTCGTGCCCCAAAGGGCAGTACGTCTACTACCTCGTGACGCACGCGGAAAccgacgcgcagcagctcaagaacgccgtcgagctcctcctgACGTTTTTGGAAGAGGGCGAGACACAGGCGCTCATCACCATGCATTACGCCCGGCCGATACCCAAGACCCATGCCGCGgtccctgcgccggcgtaCATTGATACCAGTGCTGTGCCAAGCACCACGACccgctcgtcgctcttTCTCGAGGACAGCGGGCCGTACCAGCCGATCGCGAATCCcaccgagacgctcgaccgcgcggTCGAAGGCGCAGAGCACGCCTTCTGGCAGCTCTTTTCGCccgacgcacgcaccgccgcgatcgacgcggcgcacagccGGAAGCGGTACCACGAACCCGCAGACTACcagggccgcggcggcgcggagcCCGAGCtggggcgcgcgccgcccaaggcTGACGTCGAGTTCTTTGCACCCGAAGAGGACGAGTCATAG